gctctcagcactgggtacgtcctttAAATAACCTTTAAGGTTAAATATGATATGGTTTTTCAGGTAAAATTGTTGACTGGACTGAGGAGGAACTTGAGAAAACTTCAAAGGCAGTAGGATATGGTGCTGTCAAGTATGTACTGATTTTTCTTTTTTGAAGACAAATTAGTTGTGCTGAAAttaaatactccctccgatccgaaaAAAGTGTCTGAAAAGGAATTTTGCAGGAAAGCCCTCGAGCTTTTTTCTTCCTCAACCCTCACTCCCGAACAGTCGATTGGTTTCTGCGCACACGAATCCCTCACCCGCACGAATCCCGCACCCGCACGAATCCCAGTCGCTCTGCCCCTGACCGCACTGCTGCGCCGCCGAGGTCCCTGCCCCACGCCGCCGAGCTCCCCTAGCCCCGCGCCGCCGAGATCCTTGCCCCGCGCCACCAAGCTCCCCTAGCCGCGCTGCCGAGATCCCCGCGCCGCTCCGCCGAGATCCCCGCCCCGCGCCGCTGAGATCCCCGCCCCGCTCCGCCGAgctcccctggccgcgccgccgagctcccctggccgcgccgccaagaTCCCCGCGCCGCGCCAAGCCCTTCTGGCAGCAAGGCTTGATCCGCTGGCAGCAAAGTTGGATGTGTGCACCTGGTGGTCGGACGGGGCGCCGGATTGCTTTTTGTTTCAACGACAGATGGTGCTGGTCTTCTTTTCATTGATTTAGGAGGGGTTTATTGTAAAATGTATTTTGACTGTGGCATCCGACTCTTTtttcggatcggagggagtaactaAGATTTTTAGATCCTAATCTGATCAGTATTCTCACGTTTTTCTACCTTCAATATAGGTATGCAGATCTGAAGAACAATAGACTGACTAATTACACATTTAGCTTTGATCAGATGCTAAGTGATAAGGTACTTCCAAACTCCACTATTTCCTTACTCAGTTATTTGGCAGTCTTCACCGTTTATCTCTTCTCAACTGCCCTAATACGAGCACCATATTTGTATACACTATATGCTCTGTGTTTAATCTTGTACtgatttgttttttgttttctgttACTGGCATAACTTTATGATCATTGTTTGCATGAATGGGAATTTTATTTTCTAAGCTAGTCATCTTTTTTTTGCTTACTCTCGTTAATGGTTATTTACATCCTAATTTGCTTTGTGAACAGGGAAATACTGCTGTCTATCTTCAGTATGCTCATGCTCGTATTTGCTCCATTATACGGAAATCTAACATGGATGTGGAAGAGCTAAAGCTGGTAATACTTCTTAAATTTATGTGCCAATGCTGTCCATTTTATAAAGTTTCACCCTGAGATATTTTTAGCATCAGACGTGGATTAAATTGTGACTTTTCTTGTTCTCAGAATGGGAGTATTTCTCTTGACCATCCAGATGAGCGTGTCTTGGgactgtatcttatccgttttgcAGAGGTATGATCGACACTATAAACTAAATAAATTTATTCATTCGATCGACTAACCCAGAATCAGCTCAAAGCTGTAATGTGGTGTATTGTGAGCAGTTAGTGACCATTAGTGATTAGCAAACATTTTGGTTGTGCACTGGGATTTTGAGTAAATTTCTGGGTTCAAATAAGGTCACTTGACATGATGCTGTTTGTATTCAAGTTAAACAGACAAGTCTTAGAATTTCTTTTGTTAACCGTGCAACCCTGCTGCTCCCATCAGTCACCCAGGAAAGCATTGTGGTACTTTATTGTATTTTTAATGCAATTCCTTGATGACACTATATACTTAAATAATGCGTCAATGAGGAGTTTTATGGATCGGTTGGGAGGGAATCTCGTCCTCCCTTTGTATTGATTATTGTGCTGCTATCTGTGTCAGGTTGTTGAAGACGCTTGCACAAATCTCCTTCCCAATGTTTTGTGTGAATACCTATACAACTTGTCTGAAATGTTCACTAGGTTCTACACTAATTGTCAGGTACGATTCCCTCTGTTTCTATCGTTAAATTCATCTGGAGTGATGAAATAGCAGCACCTGCCACCTACTAGGTGCTAAGCCTGCCACCCTCATATTTCATGAGGCTGAACCGCTGTCTTTGTTAAACTCCACAGGTGGTAGGGTCTCCGGAGGAGCCAAGCCGGCTGCTGCTCTGCGAAGCGACTGCGGTTGTCATGCGCCAGTGCTTCCAACTGCTCGGGATCACACCCGTTTACAAGCTGTGATCAACCAATGTTGGATCTTTACATCAAACATCCATTTTCACACAAACCCTTCTTCACAGTTGCAGTTTTTGTCCTTAACCTACGGAGTAGTTTCCACCGCTAAAGTGTTTGAATTGATTGCTACATTTGAGAGTTCAAGCATATTTAAACTTTGTAGCAAAGGATAGTTGAAACAATTTTTTTGTGTGTGCCCTTGCCTCATCGTCTGTTATTAGTGCCTTTCATATTTGTTATGCGGCAGCTCCGCAGAAAGCACAGCTGCATTGTCGACCTGTCTTGGTACCCGCTGTGTTGCGGCTATTTTTGTGATGCTCGGTTCACTAACTGCATGGCCGCTATAGTGCTACGGTGCTCAAGTTCGGCCAAACTCGACAACCTCGATCTGCCTAACCAGCGTTGCCGAAGTGAAGTAAGATGGTGCTCCCAAAACCGTGTGCCTTACTGGTGCACGTGTGAGCCTAATCCCCACGTTGGGCACGTTTGGTCTTGCTGTCGCCCGGTTTGCAAAGACATAATGCACGTGTTGCACGCCTCAACACGGCTTCGATTATCGCGTCTCCGGTTGTCTACCGAACACTACATATACGCGCGCTCTGCTGCTGCTCCTCCCTTCTTCAGTACTAAACTGCAGTCTAGCGACTCACTCCTCTATACACTCCTCACTGTTGCTCCTGCGGCTGCAAGAAAATTTCTCGGCTCTGCTCCTGATAGTGAGAGTGAGAGAGAGACAAAGACGATGGCGGAGATGGCGGCGATGATGAGAGGCCAGAGGATACCGCCGGCGCCGTTCCCGGCAGCAGGGAAGAAGAACAAGCTCCGGAAGCCATACACGATCACGCGGCCGCGGGAGAGGTGGACCGACGAGGAGCACGAGCGTTTCCTCCACGCCCTCTACCTGTGAGTCGCCGTCTCACTGCTGACTGCTGTGCTCACCTGCTCTGCTCGCACTTGCTTGTAACTTTGAACTGACGAGATCGCATCTTTCTCTTTGGACTGCAGGTTCGGCCGTGACTGGAAGATGATCGAGGCGTTCGTGTCTACAAAGACGAGCGTGCAGATCCGCAGCCACGCCCAGAAGCACTTCCTCAAGGCCCAGAAGCTCGGCCTCGGGGAGTGTCTCCCGCCGCCGCTccaccctcgccgcgccgccctcctccaccaccagccgccgccgctccaccctcgccgcgccgccctcctccaccaccagccgCCGCCGGTCCACCCCGACGCCGACATTCTTCTGCCGAGCATGGACTGTCCATGCGCGTCGCCTGAGCCTCGTGTCCCGGACATTCAACACGACATCGACATGCTGGTGCCGAACACGGACTGGGCGTATGCGTCGCCTGAACCTTGCGTCCCGGACCTCCAACACGACGCGCAAGCCGGGGCATGGCCGGATCACGGGAGCGCTTCCCAGGACGAAGAAACCATCGAGCTCCCGTTGTCTCCCGACGACCTGCGCTTCGCCCAGGTCTACCGGTTCGTCGGCGACGTCTTCGCCGCCTCCGACGCGGCTGTCCCGGTGGAGGCGCATCTTCAGAGGCTGCAGCTGCACGGCGTGGATCCCCTCGTCCTGGACACGGTAAGCACTTCAGCTGCATGCTGAACCCGTGTTACCATATTCTACGAGCCATCACCTTGCTGGTCCTGTGTGTTCGGCCTTATCTAACTTGTCTTCTCTCGTGCTTGATTTGAACAGATCGTGCTGGTGCTAAGGAATCTGGAAGCAAACCTGTGTGCTTAGTACTTGCCGATGGCATGGTTGTTTCTCGATCGCCCGAGAGGACTGTATATACTAACAGTAGTGGGGCTGAAGAGTTAACATGTGAAAAAACAATTTCATAGGCAATAGGTTCATAGCTTCGTTGAATTGGTTCATTTTGCGTAGAAAACTAATTCTTTGTGTAAAACGTGGCCCATGCTCTTGTAAAAAAGAATCCGAATTGGTGTGAACTAAATGGTTTTCAGAAATTTTAACAGTGTCCTACTTGTTTGAGAAATTATCGTTCTTACTATTCAGTTGTGAAATAGTAGTACTCCATATTGATTGACTCACCTTTAAATTGCAGATCAATACTTTGAGTCTTCGTCTCACGTAGTTCAAGAGCTTGGAATGACGCCGGCAAATCCGCACCAAACCCCATTTCGCATGTGCAATTATCAGGAGAACCATGAGAACCTGCAGCGAGAACCAGGAGAATGATGCTGATCATGTGCTCCAAAGGCAACGCCTTGAACAAGGTAGCGATATTAAGATGACCCCAATGCCCGGCCCAGAGAGGGTCTAAGCTGTTGGGAATGCGCAACTATCATTACAGAGGTTAAAAGACCAATACATGTACATATGTGTAAAATGCAGGAAATCCATTATAGATGGGGATACACATAGGGAGACTATACATCTCTAGCAGCCCCCTCAAACTGACGGTGGATCAACAACACTAAGTTTAAAGAGGAAGAACTTATGTTGGCTCTAGTCTGGACCTTTATGAAGAAGTCATTCAACTATAACTTGGAAGGCACATACTGTAGAGTGAGAACCTGATCCTGCACAACAGTATGTACAAAGGAGGCATCAACACCTATGTACTTGGTGAGCTCATGCTTCACCAGGACACGCGCAACATTGATAGCGCAAATACTGACAAGAGAGGAGTCAGTGCGGCAACAGAAACACCAAAGTCCTCCAATtaccaccgtaaccaagtcacctctgccgtcaagagagccatcgctcacaacttaccctctacactCGAACGAGAGACTGCAATTTGTTTATTGGTCTTCCAAGCAATGAGGAAACCACCAAGAAAAACACAGTAGGCAGAAAGGGACCGGCGATCTGACGGATCACTATCCCATGTAACATCTTAGTAGGAATGGAGCTGTACGAAGTTGGAACGAGGAAATAAGGCGACGAtagatcgtgccacgaagatatcGTAGGGCACAGAGAAGGTGACTGTAGTGGAATGTGGTGGGAGCAGACATAAACTGACTCAGAATGTGTACATGATAGGAGATGTCTGGACGTGTGACAGCGATAGCGATGTAGAGAAGACTCCCAACCAAGTGACGGTAGCGCGTCAGGTTAGGCAGAGGATCACCATTAGTGGCATGAAGGATGCACATTGAGCTCCATAGGAGTCTTCACGGTGCGCTCATTACCAAGAGCGACACGAGTGAGGAGATCCTGAATATGCTTCTCCTGGGAGATATAGAAGCCATCAGATGTACGTAGAGTTGCGACGATAAGATAAGATCGTGGGGAGGAAGATGAGCAACAACTTGAGGAATAAGGAGAAGCAGCACACAGTCGGAAAGTTCGTCGGCGGCGGCGTAGAACAACACGAGTTGATATGTGAGGGGAGAGTCTAACCTAAGCTCTGGTACCATGTTCGGAATGAGCAACTATCATTCACATGGGGGCAAAAGGCCAATACATGTACATGTGTCTAAAGTTAAGGAAACCCTTATAGAATGGGGATATACAGAAAATGTAAACTATACGTCTCTAACATAAGCTTTCACCTAGAGGCACAAGGTCAAAAAGGGAAAGGATCGGGGTTCAACGAGGATGCCTCCAACGAGGGAAAGGACGGCCATGACCGCCATCGTCATCGGCACTAGACGACTAGGCAAGGCTTTCGCCTGAGCCCGCGGTTTTCCTTAAGCAGCCACTCCAGAGAGCATGGAGCGCACCCACACTATCCTCCTGGACACCCACCCTAGGAGGCGAGGCGAGATAGCATCGAGGAATGTCGGAGACGGATAAAGGACCCAGTGGAGACTACACCTACATTTAGATGGCGAAACCCACCAGGAATCAACAACATCACCGGAGAGGCATTGAGGAAGCAAAAAGGAGGGACTAATTCCCGTAAGATCGCCGGAGACTAGGTGGCCGACGCTCAAGAACACAGAATATCACCACTGGGATCAAACACGAAGGAGAAGAGGGTTACCAAGGAGCCACTGCTCTAGCCCCGACGGCCGCGGTTCACCCTGACCGCACGTGCACGAATTCCCCTCTTCCCATTGTTCTCAACCAGCAAGCCACCAAGGTCGAAGGAGCACATCCGCACCCCACGCCGCACCACACACACCAACCTCCATCGATCTGGCCGACTGCGCGGACCAACCTCCGTGCCCCGGTGACGTGGGGTAACCACGGAAATGCCCATAGATGATGAACTTGGGTTTTGGGGAAGAAGCTTATTGGAGGTTTCAACGGCGTACAAGCACAACACAGAGAACTAAGCGATTTTTACCTAGCTTCAGGCCTCCGAAGGAGaaactgttgcggtcagaaacccaccggcgagcagcgacgggcaacacagtagagccgggaggctcccaggattgcggctggccctggtccctccgagcgacggcccgcaaagactcggcacgcacgtccgatgctagtgcaagggcgtgccacctgacctatacctggtcaggaaggtgatggatgtgcctcgcttagtttcctgcatggtatacacgtaaacattaaatacgaccctcgatcggctctcaggttgtcctgtgaatcggctcaaagagccgatccacccatgatccgtacgaggtgtacgaatatatggtggtcctgcttgatcaatataaagctaaaacgacctactacgatttagggttttcaccacataatcggaacatcctactcgtgattgagcctggcggccacgcacggtgatcgtaaaccgaccctagacaaggcctaaaaaccaacacgaagttgatccccggaacatcctgtctagggctagcaaactacaccctacgcgccactggatccttcaacccgtttgtaaggcctaactatgcagatattaaactaatcctcgaagaacaaggagcaatcataacggatcggatctactaaataatgatcaagcggggtgccgcccttacacctaagataggtgtaagggcggctagacgtctaagggttgcacgacgacagcatatgatacgatgaacgatgctaaccctaacacatctaagataactacgttgctcgccatcaacaaggcttcagcacgagcaacgcatgaacagcgaataaacgtgtactgcctagatcgcaagatgcgatctaggcagcatgatgcttacccggaagaaaccctcgagacaagggagttggcgatgcgcctagattggtttgtggtgaacgtgattgttgtttatttcataaaccctagatacatatttatagtccgtagactttctaacgtgggaataatcccaaccgggcacgagccaaactctatctaatcgacacgtatcctactatattacagatacacgggcaaactagcccaaacttttcatataaggccgattcatgtattccttccatgtatattcttcaagcccatctttaatcgcggcccacctctgatccggtcaaattctggtgataacacatgccccctggttttggaaatgacaattccaaaatcactctgctttttcttcgttgggtcatgtcgtggcagagcagaac
This Lolium perenne isolate Kyuss_39 chromosome 1, Kyuss_2.0, whole genome shotgun sequence DNA region includes the following protein-coding sequences:
- the LOC127292588 gene encoding protein REVEILLE 6-like isoform X2; the encoded protein is MAEMAAMMRGQRIPPAPFPAAGKKNKLRKPYTITRPRERWTDEEHERFLHALYLFGRDWKMIEAFVSTKTSVQIRSHAQKHFLKAQKLGLGECLPPPLHPRRAALLHHQPPPLHPRRAALLHHQPPPVHPDADILLPSMDCPCASPEPRVPDIQHDIDMLVPNTDWAYASPEPCVPDLQHDAQAGAWPDHGSASQDEETIELPLSPDDLRFAQVYRFVGDVFAASDAAVPVEAHLQRLQLHGVDPLVLDTIVLVLRNLEANLCA
- the LOC127292588 gene encoding protein REVEILLE 6-like isoform X1, whose amino-acid sequence is MAEMAAMMRGQRIPPAPFPAAGKKNKLRKPYTITRPRERWTDEEHERFLHALYLFGRDWKMIEAFVSTKTSVQIRSHAQKHFLKAQKLGLGECLPPPLHPRRAALLHHQPPPLHPRRAALLHHQPPPVHPDADILLPSMDCPCASPEPRVPDIQHDIDMLVPNTDWAYASPEPCVPDLQHDAQAGAWPDHGSASQDEETIELPLSPDDLRFAQVYRFVGDVFAASDAAVPVEAHLQRLQLHGVDPLVLDTIVLVLRNLEANLCA